A genome region from Flavobacterium sp. CFS9 includes the following:
- a CDS encoding multidrug efflux SMR transporter, producing MNWILLIIAGLFEVAFASCLGKAKETTGVVSTYWMIGFFVCLSISMFLLYKATQVLPIGTAYAVWTGIGAVGTVLVGILIFKEPATFWRIFFLSTLIASIIGLKFVSSH from the coding sequence ATGAATTGGATTTTATTGATTATCGCAGGACTTTTTGAAGTTGCATTTGCCTCTTGTCTGGGCAAAGCCAAAGAAACGACAGGAGTTGTTTCAACTTATTGGATGATTGGATTCTTTGTTTGTCTTTCTATCAGCATGTTTTTGCTGTATAAAGCCACGCAGGTGCTGCCCATTGGAACAGCATACGCAGTTTGGACCGGAATTGGAGCAGTTGGAACTGTTCTGGTTGGAATCTTAATTTTTAAGGAACCCGCTACTTTCTGGAGAATATTTTTTCTTTCCACTTTAATTGCTTCGATTATCGGGTTGAAATTTGTTTCCAGTCATTAA
- a CDS encoding sensor histidine kinase: MQDNTITFIFLAILLLLIVIICFLMYQLMQFKKAKDDAEKSFYALEMKVNDLQLETLESKLNPHLFKNILNSIQSHAYQTYFALDKLANVLDYILYESKKKFVTAREEIDFALNLIEINKIKISPLFELKIKTNINKEDKLYEQPLLAPLISIDLIENAFKHADLQSADAFISVVFEFRDNAFFMTVSNKISNKKVLKKERSGFGHATLEHRLRIIYKNNFKLERFVENDVYIAHLKIDLLEYKTEMLAAGR, encoded by the coding sequence ATGCAAGACAATACCATCACTTTTATTTTTCTGGCGATTCTTTTATTGCTGATCGTCATCATCTGTTTTTTGATGTATCAACTAATGCAGTTCAAAAAAGCAAAAGATGATGCGGAGAAAAGTTTCTATGCACTCGAAATGAAAGTCAACGACCTACAGTTAGAAACTTTAGAGTCTAAACTGAATCCGCATTTGTTTAAGAATATTTTAAATTCGATACAATCTCATGCCTATCAAACGTATTTTGCTTTAGATAAACTGGCCAACGTATTGGACTATATTCTGTATGAGAGCAAAAAGAAATTTGTTACTGCCCGGGAGGAAATTGACTTTGCATTGAATTTAATTGAAATTAATAAAATCAAAATCAGTCCGCTTTTTGAATTGAAAATTAAAACCAACATCAATAAAGAAGATAAATTATACGAACAGCCTTTATTGGCACCGTTAATTTCGATTGACTTAATCGAAAACGCGTTCAAGCATGCTGATTTGCAGAGTGCTGATGCCTTTATCTCGGTAGTTTTTGAGTTTAGAGACAATGCTTTTTTTATGACAGTTTCGAATAAAATATCAAATAAAAAAGTCTTAAAAAAAGAACGAAGCGGTTTTGGTCATGCGACTTTAGAGCATCGATTAAGAATTATTTATAAAAATAACTTCAAACTCGAACGGTTTGTCGAAAATGACGTTTATATTGCTCATCTAAAAATAGATTTACTTGAATACAAAACTGAAATGCTTGCTGCTGGACGATGA
- a CDS encoding LytR/AlgR family response regulator transcription factor: MNTKLKCLLLDDELPGLTYLKMLCEQVPELEIVKTFNNPEKLLAEIPNLDFDLLISDIEMPGIDGLHLAEMLDNKLVIFCTAYKEYAAEAFNIDAVDYITKPVKLERLQKAISKALERFDKPDAAKKFIQLNTDKGKTLLYFNQILYIKTAVGDSRDKTVLLTDGSLLNLKNVKFDTLLQELPEADFCRVNKKEIVAVKAIKFFNHNEIVLHHQEKEGKNSALILSETYRAEFLKRVKL, encoded by the coding sequence TTGAATACAAAACTGAAATGCTTGCTGCTGGACGATGAGCTGCCGGGCTTAACGTATCTGAAAATGCTTTGTGAACAGGTTCCTGAATTGGAAATTGTAAAAACATTCAACAATCCCGAAAAACTCCTAGCCGAAATACCGAATCTCGATTTTGATCTGTTAATATCGGATATCGAAATGCCGGGTATTGATGGTTTACATCTGGCAGAAATGCTGGACAATAAGCTGGTTATCTTTTGTACCGCCTATAAAGAATATGCTGCCGAAGCTTTTAATATCGATGCGGTAGATTACATTACCAAACCGGTAAAGCTTGAACGTTTGCAAAAAGCGATTTCGAAAGCCCTGGAGCGTTTCGATAAACCTGATGCAGCAAAAAAGTTCATTCAGTTAAATACAGACAAAGGCAAAACATTACTTTACTTCAATCAGATTCTGTACATCAAAACGGCGGTTGGTGACAGTCGTGATAAAACCGTACTTCTTACTGACGGCAGTTTGCTGAACTTAAAAAATGTGAAATTCGATACCCTTTTGCAGGAACTTCCCGAAGCCGATTTTTGTCGTGTCAATAAAAAGGAAATCGTAGCAGTAAAGGCGATAAAGTTTTTTAATCACAATGAAATTGTTTTGCACCACCAGGAAAAAGAGGGTAAAAACAGTGCATTGATTCTAAGTGAAACCTATCGTGCCGAGTTTTTGAAAAGAGTGAAACTATAA
- a CDS encoding cation:proton antiporter — translation MNNLKNSLFYITVIGGFTGLIYWVIAKGVSLEAGRGVVHKKIESNHWNDFLHSMIENLQHPLAILLAQIVTIILVARLFGWFFRKIGQPSVIGEMIAGIVLGPSLVGMYFPEFSAALFPKESLGNLQFLSQIGLILFMFVIGMELDLKVLKNKAHDAVVISHASIVIPFALGLSLAYFIYHTFAPVGVEFASFGLFMGIAMSITAFPVLARIVQERGMQKTRLGTIAITCAAADDITAWCLLAVVIAIVKAGSFTSALYVIGLAILYVIIMLKIVRPFLKRVGDLNSTRESLNKPVVAIFFLTLLFSAYAAELIGIHALFGAFLAGAIMPENNTFRNIFIEKVEDVAIIVLLPLFFVFTGLRTQIGLLNDPYLWKVTAVIIGVAVAGKFFGSAFAAKFVGQSWKDSLAIGALMNTRGLMELVVLNIGYDLGVLSTEIFTMMVIMALVTTFMTGPALDLIDFIFKDKVTAIPQEIGNKSKYKILLSFATPEKGKKLLKLANSLVKKQADNSVVTAMHLSLSTEIHSFDVKDHERKMLLPVVEESERLNQNMVSVFKVTNDIDTDIIDTANQGEYDLLLVGLGQSIFEGTLLGKILGFTTRIVNPDRLIDKFTGKEGLFENSPFDERTRHIIAKSKMPVGIFIDKDLEEINQVFMPVFSKEDAFLIDYAKKLINNNGSQITVLDASGEVKSTRDIQETIRSIEQIAPNHIMIMHDRTIKKEFLETQNLMIISLDSWKKLIESQSTWLNNTPSVLILKP, via the coding sequence ATGAATAATCTTAAAAACTCCTTGTTTTACATTACGGTTATTGGCGGTTTTACAGGTCTGATCTACTGGGTAATTGCTAAAGGGGTTTCACTTGAGGCCGGACGCGGAGTCGTTCATAAAAAAATAGAAAGTAATCATTGGAACGATTTTCTTCACTCGATGATAGAAAATCTACAGCACCCTCTGGCAATTTTATTAGCACAGATCGTGACTATTATTTTAGTAGCACGTTTGTTTGGGTGGTTTTTTAGAAAAATAGGACAGCCTTCTGTAATTGGAGAAATGATAGCCGGAATTGTTTTAGGACCTTCTTTGGTCGGAATGTATTTTCCTGAATTTTCTGCCGCTTTATTCCCAAAAGAATCTTTAGGGAACCTGCAATTTTTAAGTCAGATTGGTTTGATTCTTTTCATGTTCGTGATTGGGATGGAATTGGATTTGAAAGTTTTGAAAAATAAAGCACATGATGCTGTAGTTATAAGTCACGCAAGTATTGTAATCCCTTTTGCCCTGGGTCTTTCATTAGCTTATTTTATCTACCATACTTTTGCGCCGGTAGGGGTTGAGTTTGCCTCTTTCGGACTGTTTATGGGAATTGCGATGAGTATTACGGCATTTCCGGTTCTTGCGCGTATAGTGCAGGAACGCGGAATGCAAAAAACAAGACTAGGAACCATTGCCATTACTTGTGCTGCTGCCGATGATATTACCGCATGGTGCCTTTTGGCTGTAGTAATTGCTATTGTAAAAGCAGGTTCATTTACAAGCGCTTTGTATGTAATTGGATTGGCTATTTTGTATGTAATTATCATGCTGAAAATAGTTCGTCCGTTTTTAAAACGTGTAGGTGACTTGAATTCAACACGTGAGAGTTTGAACAAGCCTGTAGTTGCCATCTTTTTTCTGACATTACTTTTCTCTGCTTATGCTGCTGAACTTATCGGAATTCACGCTTTGTTTGGTGCTTTTTTAGCCGGAGCCATTATGCCTGAAAACAATACCTTTAGAAATATTTTTATCGAAAAAGTAGAGGATGTTGCGATCATCGTTTTATTGCCATTGTTCTTTGTATTTACCGGTTTGCGTACACAAATTGGTTTATTGAACGATCCGTATTTGTGGAAAGTAACTGCCGTAATTATCGGGGTAGCCGTAGCCGGAAAGTTCTTCGGAAGTGCTTTTGCTGCAAAATTTGTCGGACAAAGCTGGAAAGACAGTTTAGCGATCGGAGCTTTAATGAATACCCGTGGTTTGATGGAACTTGTAGTTTTAAACATTGGTTATGACTTAGGAGTGCTGTCGACAGAAATTTTTACCATGATGGTGATTATGGCTTTGGTAACTACGTTTATGACCGGCCCGGCACTTGATTTAATAGATTTTATATTTAAAGATAAGGTAACCGCCATTCCGCAGGAAATTGGCAATAAAAGCAAGTATAAAATTCTGCTTTCTTTTGCAACGCCTGAAAAAGGGAAAAAACTGCTTAAACTGGCTAACAGTCTGGTTAAAAAACAAGCCGATAATTCGGTTGTGACTGCCATGCATTTGTCGTTAAGTACCGAAATACATTCGTTTGATGTAAAAGACCACGAGCGCAAAATGTTGTTGCCGGTGGTCGAAGAATCAGAACGTCTGAATCAGAATATGGTTAGTGTTTTTAAAGTAACAAACGATATTGATACCGATATTATTGATACCGCAAATCAGGGAGAGTATGATTTATTACTGGTTGGATTAGGACAGTCTATTTTTGAAGGAACCCTGTTGGGTAAAATTCTTGGATTCACAACCAGAATCGTAAATCCGGATCGTTTAATCGATAAGTTCACAGGAAAAGAAGGTTTGTTTGAAAATTCTCCTTTTGATGAAAGAACACGTCATATTATTGCAAAAAGCAAAATGCCGGTGGGAATTTTTATCGATAAGGATCTGGAAGAGATCAACCAGGTTTTCATGCCGGTTTTTAGTAAGGAAGATGCTTTCTTAATTGATTATGCCAAAAAGCTAATCAACAACAACGGCTCTCAGATTACCGTGCTGGATGCCAGCGGAGAAGTAAAAAGCACCAGAGATATTCAGGAAACAATTCGTTCTATCGAACAGATTGCACCAAATCACATTATGATCATGCACGATCGAACGATTAAGAAAGAGTTTTTAGAGACTCAAAATTTAATGATTATCAGTTTAGACAGCTGGAAAAAGTTAATCGAATCTCAAAGTACCTGGCTGAACAATACACCTTCGGTATTGATCTTAAAACCATAA